One part of the Coffea eugenioides isolate CCC68of chromosome 10, Ceug_1.0, whole genome shotgun sequence genome encodes these proteins:
- the LOC113749607 gene encoding uncharacterized protein At4g37920: MELASTSASLGTYIVFPKPQLSFTSRSLYPSLFSVRNSFSKSLYLASKSQVRLHEFFHAAAVGNTSRVPYDSVEEHMTTAKHSGLKASNGITTSKEEETDKKDAAKSLDDQKMTRVCDKLIEVFMVDKPTPTDWRRLLAFSREWDSIRPHFYQQCQDRADTENDPGMKHKLLRLARKLKEVDEDVQRHEELLKVIRKSPSEISEIVAKRRKDFTQEFFVHLHAVAESYYDNPTEQNAVAKLGNMCLAAVQTYDTATESIEALNAAELKFQDIINSPSVDAACRKIDSLAEKNQLDSALVLMITKAWSAAKESTMTKDEVKDVLYHLYMTARGNLQRLVPKEIRILKYLLTIEDPEERMSALKDAFTPGEELEGKDVDCLYTTPEQLHTWIRTVVDAYHFSREGTLIREARDLMSPKIIQKLEELTKLVQDKFL, encoded by the exons ATGGAGTTGGCATCAACATCTGCATCTCTGGGAACTTATATCGTCTTCCCGAAGCCACAACTCTCTTTCACTTCAAGAAGCCTCTACCCATCTTTATTTTCAGTCAGAAATTCATTCTCAAAGTCTCTATATTTGGCTTCAAAATCCCAGG TCAGACTACACGAGTTTTTTCATGCAGCCGCTGTTGGCAATACATCTAGAGTACCATATGATTCTGTGGAAGAGCATATGACAACTGCTAAACACTCTGGCCTTAAAGCTAGTAATGGGATTACCACAAGCAAAGAAGAAGAGACTGACAAGAAGGATGCTGCAAAAAGTTTGGATGATCAAAAAATGACCAGAGTTTGTGACAAGCTGATTGAAGTTTTCATGGTTGACAAGCCCACTCCAACTGACTGGCGAAGGCTACTAGCTTTTAGCAGAGAATGGGACAGTATCCGACCTCATTTCTATCAGCAATGTCAGGATAGAGCTGACACTGAAAATGATCCTGGCATGAAGCACAAGCTACTCAGACTTGCAAGAAAGCTCAAAGAG GTTGATGAAGATGTTCAAAGGCATGAGGAACTACTCAAAGTGATCAGAAAATCACCATCTGAGATCAGTGAAATAGTTGCAAAGCGTCGTAAAGATTTTACACAGGAATTCTTCGTTCATCTTCATGCTGTGGCGGAATCTTATTATGACAATCCAACTGAACAAAATG CTGTGGCTAAGCTTGGGAATATGTGCTTGGCTGCTGTGCAAACTTATGATACTGCTACAGAAAGTATAGAGGCTCTAAATGCTGCAGAGCtgaaatttcaagatataaTCAATTCTCCCTCAGTAGATGCTGCTTGCAGGAAGATTGATAGTTTGGCTGAGAAAAATCAACTTGATTCTGCTTTGGTTCTGATGATCACAAAAGCTTGGTCCGCTGCAAAAGAATCAACCATGACAAAAGATGAG GTGAAAGATGTACTGTATCATTTGTATATGACAGCACGGGGCAATCTTCAGAGGCTTGTGCCGAAAGAAATCAGGATACTGAAGTATCttcttacaattgaagatcCTGAGGAGCGCATGAGTGCTTTAAAAGATGCTTTTACTCCGGGagaagaacttgaaggaaaggATGTTGACTGCCTTTATAC GACACCAGAGCAGCTCCACACCTGGATTAGGACTGTGGTAGATGCATATCATTTCAGCAGAGAAGGCACGCTTATAAGGGAAGCTAGAGACCTGATGAGCCCAAAAATAATCCAAAAGCTAGAAGAGTTGACGAAGCTAGTCCAGGACAAATTCTTGTAA
- the LOC113749999 gene encoding E3 ubiquitin-protein ligase RNF13-like: MGALSKFFLSPIYKATSICFSKVLPEALKFLILSAVILWSSYRRQSSRHEYMAQIDKQSCKFVYRKKLRPSLEATECSICLCEIEEGDEARELHCNHVFHKNCLEKWLQRCRATCPLCRSLVVPEEVASEHKRSQAEHQLLKNSVEEELALMLLSTMTMSGWSCHSGF, encoded by the coding sequence ATGGGTGCTCTGTCTAAATTCTTCTTGTCTCCAATTTACAAAGCCACTTCAATTTGCTTCTCTAAAGTTCTTCCTGAAGCTTTGAAGTTCTTGATTTTATCTGCGGTTATTTTATGGAGTTCTTACAGGCGTCAAAGCTCTAGGCACGAGTACATGGCACAGATCGACAAGCAGAGCTGCAAATTTGTATACAGAAAGAAGTTGAGGCCATCTTTGGAGGCAACGGAATGTTCCATCTGCTTGTGCGAAATTGAAGAAGGTGATGAAGCAAGAGAGCTGCATTGCAATCATGTGTTCCACAAGAATTGCCTGGAGAAATGGTTGCAGCGCTGTCGTGCTACTTGCCCGCTTTGCCGGAGCTTGGTGGTGCCTGAGGAAGTTGCCTCGGAGCATAAACGATCACAGGCTGAACATCAGCTGCTGAAGAATAGTGTGGAGGAGGAATTGGCTCTTATGTTGTTGTCTACCATGACCATGAGTGGTTGGAGCTGTCATTCTGGGTTCTAA